In Euphorbia lathyris chromosome 2, ddEupLath1.1, whole genome shotgun sequence, the sequence ATCGTAACAAAACGATCTACTTGTCACCCCTAATTTCGTGAATCACGGGTCTGATGTGTTTGAGGATTATCAAATCTCGATATCCGGACGCATATTTACTTATCAATGGATGACACATAGCATATCCGGTTTTAAACTCATAAAAGTTTTCTACATCTTGATCACGGTATAAATAGAGTAATCACAGTTCAATGTACACTTACTTCATTCATTTCATTAAGTTTACATCTTAGTTTTGATTTACTGTTGTATTTGTCTTCAAGTCGTATCTCAAACTGAAGCGAGTTAGCCAGACAACGACTTACATTTCATCTTGTTTCTATAGCATTATgaatagtataaatttaattttaacgttTCTAAATCAATTTATCCCTATGTTATCtgaaattttaaaaagtttaatttgACTACCACATCGAACATTTCAAATATcgattatatttaaaatatttaatatgttactaacattttatatataattaatgttTGGAATGACCGATGAGTCAAAACgatctttttaaatttttaataaaaaatttataaaatatttagtatGTTAATAATGTTTGAAACATTATACTAATATAATATAAAGCATAAACATTACTTTTGTCAAATTtcctaaattattttaaatttttgttttgctttttacAATTATTCAACATTTTTTCATTTATCTTTTtcgttttcttttcctttctcttctAGCAGCTACTCATTTTCTCCTTTATTTCTTTGCAAATTTGTTGTTTGTTTCCTTCGCTGTTTCGACTTTATATACCTCTCTTTTTGTACCATTTCCGTTGGCTATTCATCTCAGTTatcctttttaaatttcaaaagTTGCTTAAGAaaccaaaattaacaaaataacaataaaaaatccataaagaaaccaaaacaataataaaaaaatccataaagaaattgaataaaaaattaacaaaataataaaaatttaaatacatgTAATATATACACACGCTATATTCACGAAGAGTGGCTTGGACATCTAGTCGATCCATCCACAGTTGTAGTCATAATCAATGTTGTTAGACTTAATAGCACTAGATTGGTCTGTACAACCGGTCGGGTAGAAAATTGATCAGGTTTTGGGTATGGGTCATGTTCAGCTTATTAATCTTTAAAAATCTCATTAGAATTGGGGATAACCCGGAACTCAGTGGTCTAATCGGGACCTGGATTGAtccttttttttatgtttttaaaaaatattttaaaccaaaataaaacataaaaaaataaaataaaaatcattattttaaaattttggatcttaaatatcattttgtttataatttactGACTTTTTTCTTTCTATCTAAATAATAAAAGTTTGACTTTAAAATACTAATAGTTTGATGTGAAAATTATTATAATCAGAGTAAAATATGATGGTGATGAATCCATATAACTTATTACATAGCAGGCATCGGAACCGCAACGGTTAAAAAGTTGTAGCCTTCCAAATAAGAACTGGTCAATCCATGGGTATACCATGAGGTTACAAAGGTTGTACCAGTGAACCAACCCCCCTAAAGCGAAATACATAATCACAAGGAAAGAGCAGTAGACTAGACCAAcctacaaaaacaaacaaaaatcattATTGATTGTCCACGACCATATATATTGATAAATTGATGTTTATTTCTTGAATAGACAGATCAATTACAAAAATCATAACTATACTTAATAATAAAACGCTTGGAAGCTTCATAATGATTTTTTTGGAGTCCTTGTTACTCGAACAAATAGGAGATAGGCAAATGTGTTCTATGTACTCACTTGAAGACTCAAaaagaacttttttttttccttatttctTAGAATATTCGAATTgtaaataacaaaatattttttttagaaagggAATGATTAATtccacaaaacaaaagaaagaagTCAATTTTTCCGAAGTACAACTAggaattccttttttttttgttactacATCGACCATAACCAATCCCTCTTTTATTATGGAGTATTGAATACACCCATAATTATGAGCTTCATCTTACTCCTATTAAAAGACGTGTTAGATCCAATGCATCTCAATTCGGTTAAATGGGATGCTAGTTTTTTCATTCTAAAACGGTaaaatcacaatttttcgaTCAAATCACACATCGCAGTACACTAGACCTTCTAATTCTTTAAGAGGTTTATCTAAAAGATTGTCGATATAACTAGGAATATGTTTCAAATGCCACACATGAGTTACGCGATATGCCAATTTGGTGTAGCCTATATGAGAATTTCATTCCGTATGACTCAAACAGAACCACCAAAATACTAGTTCAAACAAGTATGAGTAGTAGAAACTTCTTAATCCCATATGCCCTCGCTAAACCTATTGACGGTTGAGGGGAAATTTCAGCTTCTGAATCTCGGTTAATTGAATCTCCCGCTCCATGTATTATTTCGAGACGTTCCATATATGAGCCTCTTCAAACATGACTTGTTGCTATTGATTCAATGATCCCTATAGGATGTGGTCAACGAGAATTAATAATCGGGGACATACAAACCGGTAAAACAACAGTAGCCACAGATACAATTCTGAAGAAACCCGGAGGTTATTTGTATTCCTCGGAAACCCCCACCTACATCACCATTCAATATTTCTTGGCCTAGTATTGGCCAAACCTGTTAGGCGCCAGGTCAAGTAAGATCGCTTAGCCATGCTTCATAATATGAAAAACGAGCACTAATCAAGGATAGAATAAATCCATTTTACATCATATCTAATGGACTCCTTGGTTAGGACCGAAGAAGCAATGTCACTCGATTATTATCAAACTGATTGTAATCTTTTTATGTCCATGAGAATTCTATTAGAGCGCCTTCTACTTCTAATAGACTATGAACTAGATCTGAATCATTCTCAACAAGATGGAGCCACCCTCCCACTACACGCATTCCTTCAATCAATGAAGACGGGCATTGTAAATTAATTGGATAACaatagaaaaaataatatatttaaaataatcaaTTTTCAACTGATGTATAtctaatttataatttcaaattaactatatatatatataattaatatatattatttatttattatattattctgATCAATCAATCCGAATCATTTAGTTACAACTATAAATTCGGTTTGATATCGAATCCGGTTTAGACAAACTTAATTTACCATACATGTTTTGACGCTAAAAATATTTCCTTTCCCAATCTTGTTACGTAATTTAGCACCACCTTACACTCATCAAGAATAGTTCCGGCGGCGTCCGTCCTAGTAAGTGGCGGATAAAACAACCAGTTGGCTGTCACCACTACAAATCCCACCGTCAACGGCCCTGAAACCAGCCAATGCAACTTCCACTTTCCTCCAAACTTCGACTTCAAACCATTTTCCACAACCAAACAGATCCCATGTAACAAGAAGAAGCACGTGACTTCCCACGTAGGTGTGACGCGTGTAACATGATAGAACACAAGCTCATGCATTAGTCCAGAAACGACGAACGTCGCCAAAACGGCTACCGGCGGACTCCACTTCCCCAGCACTCCATCCAAACACTGCCTTGTTGGTTTATATACGGTGTGTCGCAGTAGATTCGTTATCATGAGATTCCATcttcttccccaaaaatcttgtAAGGATGTAGAAAAGTAGGGTTTATCGGACGGCGGATCTAGCTCCATATTTAAAATTGCACAGGCCAAGGCATTTCCAATTCCGAAAATAAAATCCACAAATAACAACCCCACACAGCAGTGCATAAACAAAACAGTTTTGTGATCCAGACGATCTTTGTAATCGTGGATTTTGAGCAAAATGGAGAAAAGCAGAAGTTTGATCGGCCAAATCAGGGTTGAAAATTTGGGGAATCGTTGAGTAGGTGGAGGAGAATTAGGGTGAATATTATTGATTCTGACAGGGAGGACAGCGATAGAGATGAATTGCAGTAAAGAAGAAGTAGATGAGAGAGGACCACTGTCGAAAGCAAAGAGGATGAGCTTGAAATTGGCGGACCAGGAGATGAAGACAGAAGCTAGGCCAGTTAGAAAAAGGGAGGAGAGGAAGAAAGGGACAATGGAAAAGAGGAAGATGACGGGAAGAAGAGAGATAAGTCTGAACTTGCCTTTAGGGATATTGGATGCAATGAAATAGCAGTAGGAAAGAGATGCAAAGATTGAGAAGTATACCTTGATTGCAGCCTCCATTTTTCTGTtcgtttcttcttcttcttgttcggTATTTTTCTTGATGGATGGAAGGTTTTTATCAGTCTTCTTTCTCTGAGTTTGTTTGGAGAAAAATATTGTGTTCTCTAAAATTTTATGTATGGAAAATATTGtacaggaaaataaaatatttttctgtgtttggcaacaacactggaaaatatttttcggtgtttggctacaacactggaaaatattttccaaccactaaatatagattttttgtattttttttattttcaattgtatattaaaacataaaaaaatatgtagaGACGTGGAAAACtgtgaaaacgtaaaaaatataaaaaaaagaaaatgtaaaaaaaaacacgaaacataaaaaaacgtgaaaatatgtggaaaacacgaaaacgttaaaaaaacgaaaacatgcaaaaatatgaaaaatagaaaaacgtgaaaaaatacaaaaaaaaattataaaaatttattaaaaacacaaaaattagaaaaatgcgaaaattacgaaaagtaaaaaaataggctccgtttgtttgggggaaaatattctgcaggaaaatattttctcaattttccagTGTTTGTTTGGGCAGGAAAATAAGTTAAAGGAAAATAAGTTGCAAGTCAATGGAAAAGCAAGgaagaaataagggaaaatgttttaccattttcaaaagggtaaaacattttccccaaaacatacGCGTTCAGAAAAATATtgggaaaacgttaaaaaatgtaaaaatatgaaacacgaaaaatataaataatacgaAAACGTtataaaacacgagaatatgacaaaaaaaaactcgcaaaaaacatgaaaatgtgaacaaatgcgaaaaatacaaaaacgcaaaaaaacaaaaaacaaacacTTAAAAAGGCACAAAACATGAacacgaaaaagtgacaaaacatgaaaaatacaaaaaacacaaaaacgtgaaaaaaataacatttgtactttttttttagtccatttctctaatattataataacATTTTCTTTTGCGTTTTTACTTAGAAAAGTGAATATCCATCCATtcgtatatatttttttttctctacaaAAAATGATAACTTACGTTTCGGTTTCTTTTACaattattcaatattttttaattaatgttcaaaaaagagaaaaagttaccaaaaaattaattaatatatcttttctatttcttttgcTCTAGATATTTCGGAGTATGACTCTCTTATTCATGATTGTCGTTTTATTTTAAGATCCAATTTCGATTTTAAGTTATCGTTTATTCTTTGTTTAGCGAATAGGGTTGCACACTTGGTAGCTAAGCAGGCctattccaatgctagcgattttgtATCTTCCGAAGTTCTGGAATGGTTGTTGAACATTATTAATGAGGATGTGAATCCTACTGTATATGAGACTTTCGATTTTTTgggttcaaaaaaaataattaacccgaattttacaaaatttccAATTCGATATATTTAAGCTAAATTTGAATTAATTTACCGGATGCTCACTGAAATTTAAAGtctaacttaaaaaaatatcagcaaaacttattttatttcaataaagtaattcaataattttttattttaataaaattatttcatataaaaaatcATCGcaatgtattttataataactaaatttttatatattgataGGACGGACacatgataaaaataaaataaagttatatttttttatttacttgattcaactatttaaaattatCAAGTGATTTTTTCACGtattatacagtaaaacctctatataggaatacacttgggaccgaactatttgtataacaattgggaggttattactaaatagagtttgatatactaaaaaatttcaacacatataattttaaattttaaataataccaCTTGAAATTGGTTAAGATTATCATAGGCATacatggtttatatataatgtataacaatagacattaatggaataaattaaatatttagaatttcaatttagagtttaggttttcaatatatagataattgaaagagttttatgggaaaaatataaacatcaatgagaatactaaatatttataatttcaagttgtagtttggGTTTCCAACTCGtaaataatttcaatagttttttttaaatattttatgatttagtttgaattcttaatatatacatataaatatataattattactatatggAGGCATAatttctaaaggtgggacttgaaaagtgtataacaaataacgtttgggaggttattcctatttataactggcccaagttgagaccgaatttttttataacaaaatagagattATTCCTATATaaagtattcctatatagaggttttactgtagatGTGGTTGCTAAGTAgtttttatattatatgtaaaaataagTTCTTTCCAACTTCGTTGTCACATCACTattttaatgaattttttttttatctctgaatcagttgaaaataattttattgaaataaaaaagtaaaattcaGTAACTTTATTGAAACATAATTAAGTTCGGTaactttttaaaaatttatcccCAAACTTTAGTATTTACTTGAAAAGCATATAAAAATTTTGGGATGTTGAGTCAAACTAAACGACATCAAGTATAATGTTGATACAAACTAAAAGACGCCTACAAGTTTAAAGTTCAAATGTCATACCCGacctaaaataagatcagataagacggtgagacattactactgacttattatataaaccaatagcagtatctctcaaataaggagaaaaatcaaatcaaaaacgAAATTCTAGTTTAAAGCTAAATTGAACAACATATTCCGTTTCCAGCTTAATTTTTTCATACgtagtccgattaaggcgattcaaaaacccctggaaacataagacaaaaataaagaactttcatttaggactccaagacagattcggcctatatctggtcgaaaaatgcatcacaagattcaggtatgaatctgatttttccgcatcacctatatagacaattctttattatatctaactcaaagttatgacttaatCATAACCGATATCACACTATTCCACAAGTTCTCAACTTtcagctaattatatatatataccggtagataatacaaaccaaacaaaaggacactgccaaaaacaagttcttcaagtgtcagtatactatccacatatatgtacatgaacaaaatggatgcaataccctagagacgacttgcacctcgtagctgtaaccgaacctcgccctaggatcgagtacccctctcggtaGTTTGCACTCCctcgcctaaaacaaaacaataaaaacatttggaaaacatgagataaaaatctcaataagaaactatcagctataaaaa encodes:
- the LOC136220827 gene encoding acyl-CoA--sterol O-acyltransferase 1-like; translation: MEAAIKVYFSIFASLSYCYFIASNIPKGKFRLISLLPVIFLFSIVPFFLSSLFLTGLASVFISWSANFKLILFAFDSGPLSSTSSLLQFISIAVLPVRINNIHPNSPPPTQRFPKFSTLIWPIKLLLFSILLKIHDYKDRLDHKTVLFMHCCVGLLFVDFIFGIGNALACAILNMELDPPSDKPYFSTSLQDFWGRRWNLMITNLLRHTVYKPTRQCLDGVLGKWSPPVAVLATFVVSGLMHELVFYHVTRVTPTWEVTCFFLLHGICLVVENGLKSKFGGKWKLHWLVSGPLTVGFVVVTANWLFYPPLTRTDAAGTILDECKVVLNYVTRLGKEIFLASKHVW